The uncultured Paludibaculum sp. sequence CGGGTCGAATTCCAACTGCGGGATGGCGGCGACAAAGCCGCACCGATCGTGCGGCGCTACTCCATGCTGATGGACCCCTCGGGTAAGGGAAGCTTCCGTCTGGGGCAGCGCGTACCTTACTCCACTGGCGCCGTACAGGCTGTAAGCAGCGGAGGGCAACCGACTCCGCTCGTCTCGACGCAGTTTCAATATGCCGAGGTTGGCGTCAATATCGACTGCCGCCTGCGCGAAACCGGAACAAAAGTTGCCCTGAATTCCGACCTGGAAATCAGCACCGTCACCGCTCCGGATAAAGGCTCTACGTCCAATCCGCTGATGCCGACAATTGGATCAATGCGGCTCTCGGTGGCCGCTGTGTTGACGCCCGGCAAACCGACTTCCGTCGCCTCCATCGACGATCCGGTAACCCATCGCAAGTTCGAGGTCGAAGCCACCGTAACAAAGGTGAATTGACCAGAAGTCAAAGGAACACTCCGCGCAGCGCCGGAGTCTAATCGCGGCGGAGGGTCAGAATTGCTCGAGCTCCGCGGCCTCACAAAACGCTTTAGCGGGATCCCCGCCGTCGATGGTGTCAGCTTCACCGCGCTGCCAGGACAAGTGACCGGTTACCTGGGCCCCAACGGCAGCGGCAAGTCCACGACAGTCAAGATGATCACCGGCCTGCTCGAACCGAGCGAAGGCCGGATTCTCTGGTGCGGCGCGGATGTCCGGGCGGATCTGCCGGCATTCCAGGCCGTCCTTGGGTATGTACCGGAGGAACCGTACCTTTACCCGCATCTGACCGGGGCGGAGTACCTGGAACTCACCGGAGAACTCCGCCTCATTCCGCGCCAGCGTCTCTGGATTAAGATCGAAGCCTTTCTGCGGGAGTTCGGCCTTTGGGAGGATCGTTACACCGCCATCGCCTCTTATTCCAAGGGCATGCGCCAGAAGGTCCTGCTCGCCGCCGCCCTGATGCACGACCCTGCCCTGGTGATTCTCGACGAGCCCTTCTCGGGCCTCGATGTCCATTCCGCGTTGGTTCTACGACGTCTCATCCAGACACTGGCCGAGACGGGAAAGACGGTCCTCTTCAGCTCGCACGAGTTGGAAACCGTGGAACGCGTATGCAGCCGCGTCGTCATCCTGCACAAGGGGAAGACCGTGGCCAACGACTCCGTGGAGAATCTCCGCGGCCTGATGGAACTGCCTAACCTCGAAGCTATCTTCACGCAGTTGGCCCTGCGGCAGGACCCCGATGAGATGGCCACGCGGTTGGCCGAGGCTATGCGGCAATGAGCCGGCCCACCACACGCGCGGAACAGGTCCGATTCAACCGCCTGGTGCGTCACTTCGTCCATCGTTTCGTCGATCACGAACTCGTGGCCGCAGGTGGTGAACTGCACCAGGTGTTTGTCACCGCCATTGCACTGCTGGGCGGCTTCGGCTTCACACTCACCCTCATCCTCTGCGCCCGTCACTTCTTTCTCTCCGAGAAGCTCTCACAAGCCACCCGCCAGGCAATTCTCGCCTCAGATCAGATGACCCTGCTGCTCCTGATCATGGCTGCAACCGGCTTCTTCGTCGTGCTGGGTTGGGATGCCTTGTTCACTGACCGTCGAGACGCCTTCATCCTCGGATCTCTGCCCATCCCCACGCGCGTCATCTTCGAAGCCAAGCTCTACGCCATCCTGCTCTTCTTCTTCCTGCTCGTAACGGCGATGCAGATATTCCCAGCCATTCCCTTGCCCGTCGTGATGTTTCCTGGACACATGATCCGTGGAATCGGCGTTCAGGCGTTTGTACTCACCGCGGCCGCGGGCTTTATTTTCTTTGGCGCCATGGCCCTGCAAGGCGTCCTACTCGCCTTATTGAGCTATGCAAGGTTCCGCCAGATCTCCGCGCTCCTGCAGATCTGCACCCTGCTCGCGTCTTTCGGTGTTGTCTTTCTCACACCGGACCTGGCGCATGCCGTCGGCGGCGCAGTGAACTGGACCTATTGGCTACCTTCCTATTGGTTCCTCGCTCTTTGGCAAGGGATGATGGATCAGCCGCCGTTGCTGGATTCCGGGCTGGCGGCGCGCGCCCTGTGGAGCCTGTCTGCTGCCGCGTCCATCGCCTTCCTCACGTTCGCCGGCGGTTATCGCCGCGCCATGCGCAAGGCCGTCGAAGGCCAGGAGGAAGCGCCAGCCGGCCCCGGACCCATCCACCATGCCCTCCGCAAGCTGCTCAATTTCGCGCTGTTGCGCGATCAACGGGAGAGCGCCATCTTCTGGTTCACCTGGCGCACCATCTCCCGTCATCGGGGCCACCGTCTGCTACTCGCCGTCTATATCGGGCTGGGCCTCTCGTGGGTGCTGACGGAAGCGTCGAACATGACCAACTCCGGCTTCACCGCCCGCTCGCTGCGGCCCGACCCCGTCACTTGCACCATTCCCTTGGATCTCGCGTTCTTCCTCCTGGCCGGGTTGCGTGTGTTGTTCACCTTGCCCGTCGAGCTGCGCGCCAATTGGATGTTCCGTCTTACGGCCGGCGAACGGCCACCCGCCGTGGAATCGGGTACTCGCAAATTCCTGATCTTTGCCGTCATTGTGCCGCTCGCGCTGTTGGCATTGCCTGTCTATTTGCAGGCCTGGGGCTGGCGAAATACGCTGCTCCACACGTGGTTCTACGCTCTGGAGACCGCACTTCTGCTGGAAATCCTCATGCGCCAGTTCCACAAAATCCCCTTTACGTGCTCCTGGTTGCCGGGCCAGGCGAACCTCAAAGTACGGCTCGGCGTGTACTTCATCCTCTTCGGGTTCATCTCGTCCATGGCCGGGGTCCTGGAGGCCGGCATCCTCACAAATTTCCGTCCGCAGCCCGCTATCTGGTTCAGCACCATACTCTTGGCGTTCACCGCCTGGTACCGCTGGCGGCGGCATCAATTCTCGCAGGAGCCCTGGGCCATCACGTTTGAGGAGTTGCCCGATGTCGCTGTTCGGGGACTCAATCTGGCACGCTAAGCAGCATCCCTTCCGCCTTGTATAGTAACCTCTGAGCTGAGATTACTTTATCGTTCCGTCACCGAGGGAGGGGAACTCTGCTGTCGTTCACCGGGAATTCGTCGACACGCCGCGTCCGGACCTGGAGATTCTCTCTTGCTGCCGCGTAGGGCGCTGGTGCTGGGCGCCGTCTCGCTGGCAGTAGCGGTATCCGTGTTCGTCGGAGGCAACGAACTGAAGCAGGCGCGCAATCTGGCGAAAGCCCGTCAGACCCGGTTGCGGTTGGGCTTGCAGCCTTCCCCACCGTGGTTCCACCAACAGGGTACAACTATGGTCGGACCCGCGATCGACATCACCACGGAGGCGGCCCATCGCGCCGGTCTGCAGTTTGAATGGGTGCTGGAACCGCGCGGACCGGAAGCCGCCCTCAGAGAACGCAAAGCTGACATCTGGCCCTTGGCGGGCATCGTCGCCTACCGCAAGCCGGCTATTCGATTCACCGCCCCCTGGCTGGAACTACCTTACTGGCTGGTCTACGTCCCCTCAGCCAAACCGCAGTTGGACGCCGAAGGGCAAGGCATCTCTCTGTTGGTGCGCGGGCCCGGACTCACCAGTCGACTTGCACGCCAGCTCTTTCCCAAGGCGCGCCTTGAGGGGGCGACCAACAACGAGACCATCTTGAGCCGCCTTTGCGCGGGCGAGTTTCCGGCCGCGCTCATCCCTGAGAGCTTTGTCATCGACCCCTCCGCCAAACGCCCCGTCACCGATTGCGCCGACAAGGGCGTCACCTTGACCTCCAGACAGGTCCTCAGTGTCGGCTTTGGGATGGGTACCCGCCAGGGTGACGAGGAATCGGCAGCCGCGGCGGAGGCGATGCGCGCGCAGATCGGGACCATGGTGGCCGATGGCACCTTGACCGCGATCATGTTGCGATGGGGCATCTCCAGCAGTGAGATCAGGACGCTCGAG is a genomic window containing:
- a CDS encoding ABC transporter ATP-binding protein, with protein sequence MLELRGLTKRFSGIPAVDGVSFTALPGQVTGYLGPNGSGKSTTVKMITGLLEPSEGRILWCGADVRADLPAFQAVLGYVPEEPYLYPHLTGAEYLELTGELRLIPRQRLWIKIEAFLREFGLWEDRYTAIASYSKGMRQKVLLAAALMHDPALVILDEPFSGLDVHSALVLRRLIQTLAETGKTVLFSSHELETVERVCSRVVILHKGKTVANDSVENLRGLMELPNLEAIFTQLALRQDPDEMATRLAEAMRQ